Proteins found in one candidate division WOR-3 bacterium genomic segment:
- the hypE gene encoding hydrogenase expression/formation protein HypE: MENKERDKILLSHGSGGKEMASLIKNLFLKRFGNPILNELTDSAILEVRKKKICFTTDSYVVKPLFFPGGNIGVLAINGTVNDLAAMGARPLYISCSFIIEEGFDIETLDKILISMSKASKKAGVKIVTGDTKVVEKGNADKLFINTSGIGISEREINLSKKNIEPGDKILINGGIGLHGIAVLSEREGFKTNIRSDCAPLWDLVKRIISKGGVKFLRDPTRGGVAAVLCEIVENSNFGIKILEEKLPIPKGVKSFSEILGLEPLYLANEGKIIAIVREDEASSILNIMKKHPLGKDAAIIGEITKENKGRVVLETLIGGLRFIDRLVGEQLPRIC, encoded by the coding sequence ATGGAAAATAAAGAAAGAGATAAAATTCTTCTTTCTCATGGGAGTGGGGGGAAGGAAATGGCTTCCCTTATTAAAAATTTATTCCTTAAAAGATTTGGTAATCCAATCCTCAATGAGCTTACCGATTCTGCGATCTTAGAAGTTAGAAAAAAGAAAATTTGCTTTACAACTGACTCTTATGTTGTCAAACCCCTTTTCTTCCCAGGAGGAAATATAGGAGTCTTGGCAATAAATGGAACGGTAAACGATCTTGCTGCGATGGGGGCAAGACCCTTATATATATCTTGTTCTTTTATAATTGAAGAAGGGTTTGATATAGAGACTTTAGATAAGATTTTGATTTCTATGTCAAAAGCGAGTAAAAAAGCAGGAGTAAAAATAGTCACAGGGGATACAAAAGTTGTAGAAAAAGGGAATGCGGATAAGTTGTTTATAAACACCTCTGGGATTGGAATTTCGGAAAGAGAAATAAATTTATCAAAAAAAAATATAGAACCCGGAGATAAAATTCTTATAAATGGAGGAATCGGCCTTCATGGTATTGCAGTTTTAAGCGAAAGAGAGGGTTTTAAAACTAATATTAGAAGTGACTGTGCCCCCCTTTGGGATTTAGTAAAAAGAATTATTTCAAAAGGAGGGGTGAAGTTTCTTAGAGATCCTACAAGAGGTGGAGTGGCGGCTGTCTTATGTGAGATTGTAGAGAATTCCAATTTTGGGATTAAAATCTTAGAAGAAAAACTTCCTATACCTAAGGGTGTAAAGTCTTTTTCAGAAATATTAGGGTTAGAACCTCTTTATCTTGCAAATGAAGGTAAAATTATCGCTATAGTGAGAGAAGATGAAGCCTCAAGTATTCTTAATATTATGAAGAAACATCCCTTAGGTAAAGATGCTGCGATAATAGGAGAAATTACCAAAGAAAACAAAGGTAGAGTGGTTCTTGAAACTCTTATAGGGGGTCTTAGATTTATTGACCGATTAGTAGGGGAGCAACTACCCAGGATATGTTAA
- a CDS encoding UDP-2,3-diacylglucosamine diphosphatase, with protein sequence MSDTHFQENSGKEVLSFLSFLQMVEKKGDGLFLLGDIFDFYFEYKSFIPKNFFDVFYALRRIVEQGIHVHYWTGNHDFWVGEFFKRLGIKTHAEPTTLKMEGKRILVLHGDEVDTNFMLKNILCNKFSKFLFSLLHPEFGLLIARVVSKLSREKSKKFELPKRSLENFAERKFLKGIDTVIMGHFHIPYFYKRGKKNLVICGDWGSWHSYGVIENGNISLKRFSHSPK encoded by the coding sequence ATCTCGGATACCCATTTTCAAGAAAACTCAGGAAAAGAGGTTTTATCTTTTCTCTCTTTTTTACAAATGGTTGAAAAAAAGGGGGATGGATTGTTTCTACTTGGGGATATTTTTGATTTTTATTTTGAGTATAAATCCTTTATTCCTAAGAATTTTTTTGATGTTTTTTATGCTCTAAGAAGAATTGTTGAGCAGGGTATTCACGTTCATTACTGGACTGGAAATCATGACTTTTGGGTTGGAGAATTTTTTAAAAGACTTGGCATTAAAACACATGCTGAACCTACTACACTTAAAATGGAGGGGAAAAGAATATTGGTTTTACATGGAGATGAAGTTGATACCAATTTTATGTTAAAAAATATATTATGTAATAAGTTTTCAAAATTTCTTTTTTCTTTGCTTCATCCTGAATTTGGATTACTAATTGCAAGGGTGGTGTCGAAACTTTCAAGAGAAAAATCTAAAAAATTTGAGTTACCCAAAAGAAGTCTTGAAAATTTTGCTGAGAGAAAATTTTTAAAAGGAATAGATACGGTGATAATGGGACATTTCCACATTCCTTACTTTTACAAAAGAGGGAAGAAGAACCTTGTAATATGTGGGGATTGGGGATCTTGGCATTCCTATGGAGTGATCGAAAATGGCAATATTTCGCTTAAACGATTTAGCCATTCTCCTAAATGA
- the recO gene encoding DNA repair protein RecO has translation MLNRKDAIILKNYDFGNSSKIIHILTQDSERLSLIAKGAKRTKSQFAGNIEPLNLTQIVYYLKPGKDLGILKEANIKESYENLRKDLYSLNIAWGLIWIGRTIPSPMSGLFGLEKRALTFLNKGFKEEVIGYFLLSLFKLQGVSPQMDKCAKCGISEIEFFDIEEGKGVCKKCKKQSSIPFLHLKEKIQLLEKGRFKELQEWKETNKKELLKFLLKYGVYHLGEWLNRLSEILPFSITP, from the coding sequence ATGCTCAACAGAAAAGACGCAATAATTTTAAAAAACTATGATTTTGGAAACTCAAGTAAGATAATTCATATTTTAACACAAGATTCTGAAAGATTATCTTTAATAGCAAAAGGCGCAAAAAGAACAAAATCTCAATTTGCGGGGAATATAGAACCTTTGAATCTAACACAAATTGTTTATTATCTAAAACCCGGGAAAGATTTAGGAATCCTAAAAGAGGCAAACATAAAAGAGTCATATGAAAATTTAAGGAAAGATTTATATAGTTTAAATATAGCCTGGGGGTTAATATGGATAGGGAGAACGATCCCTTCTCCAATGAGTGGTCTTTTCGGATTAGAAAAGAGAGCCCTTACTTTTCTTAATAAAGGTTTTAAAGAAGAAGTTATAGGGTATTTCCTACTATCTCTTTTTAAACTTCAAGGGGTATCCCCTCAGATGGATAAATGTGCAAAATGTGGAATAAGTGAGATAGAATTTTTTGATATAGAAGAGGGTAAAGGTGTCTGTAAAAAATGCAAAAAACAAAGTTCCATTCCTTTTCTCCATTTAAAAGAAAAAATCCAACTTCTTGAGAAGGGTAGATTTAAAGAACTCCAAGAGTGGAAGGAAACAAACAAGAAAGAACTTTTAAAATTTCTTTTAAAATACGGAGTTTATCATTTAGGAGAATGGCTAAATCGTTTAAGCGAAATATTGCCATTTTCGATCACTCCATAG
- a CDS encoding tetratricopeptide repeat protein: MEEKDKKKEKKKQDDLEEMEEEMEEDLEEENSKFEISNLLRKLSQSQHSDHYELRALLDVKLEEITSSLRSIPENMKKVLDESIPQLKEELSSIKELFISGVEKNLEIAKKNSERIEGKIEDFKKGMLDKFENSVDIISNTISHIGELFEKLEGAFKEEIKALRDTLQEAFKEMYLQFKESSANLKEIASLIERYVEEIKKEREEFDTRRRKEEARRLNDLAVKNFYGGRTKIAINQLKEAVLLDDSSPEILTNLGIILSKEGKKEDACKIFEKVLKDNPNVVEAQVGLGLIMFEKGEIDEAIEIFNEAAQKSGDEAFVYANLGYAYEKKEMLDKAIQNWEKAIELDPTLKEVEEKLKLYKNKEV, from the coding sequence ATGGAAGAAAAAGATAAGAAAAAGGAAAAGAAGAAGCAAGACGATTTGGAAGAGATGGAAGAAGAGATGGAAGAAGATTTAGAAGAAGAAAATAGTAAGTTTGAAATAAGCAATTTACTTAGGAAGCTAAGCCAATCTCAGCATAGTGATCATTATGAACTCCGAGCTTTACTTGATGTGAAATTGGAAGAAATAACTTCCTCTTTAAGAAGTATTCCGGAGAATATGAAGAAGGTTTTAGATGAAAGCATTCCTCAATTAAAAGAAGAATTATCTTCTATTAAAGAGCTTTTTATTTCTGGGGTAGAGAAGAATCTTGAGATCGCTAAGAAGAATTCTGAAAGAATAGAGGGAAAGATAGAAGATTTTAAAAAGGGTATGTTGGATAAATTTGAAAATTCTGTGGATATCATAAGTAATACCATTTCCCATATTGGAGAGCTTTTTGAAAAGCTTGAGGGTGCTTTTAAAGAGGAGATAAAGGCTCTTAGAGATACATTACAAGAAGCCTTTAAGGAAATGTATTTGCAATTTAAAGAGTCTTCAGCAAACTTAAAAGAGATAGCAAGCTTAATTGAAAGATATGTTGAGGAGATTAAAAAAGAGAGGGAAGAGTTTGATACCCGGAGAAGGAAAGAAGAGGCAAGAAGGCTAAATGATTTAGCTGTTAAAAACTTTTATGGAGGTAGGACAAAGATAGCAATTAATCAATTAAAAGAAGCTGTTTTACTAGATGACTCTTCTCCTGAAATACTCACAAATCTGGGAATAATTCTTTCTAAAGAAGGAAAGAAGGAGGATGCTTGTAAAATATTTGAGAAAGTTTTAAAGGATAATCCTAATGTAGTTGAAGCACAAGTTGGTTTGGGACTTATAATGTTTGAGAAAGGCGAAATAGATGAGGCTATTGAGATATTTAATGAGGCTGCTCAAAAGAGCGGAGACGAAGCTTTTGTTTATGCAAATTTAGGTTATGCTTATGAGAAAAAGGAGATGTTGGATAAGGCTATTCAAAATTGGGAGAAAGCCATTGAATTAGACCCCACCCTAAAAGAAGTTGAAGAAAAACTTAAATTATATAAAAATAAGGAGGTTTAA